One window from the genome of Xiphophorus hellerii strain 12219 chromosome 16, Xiphophorus_hellerii-4.1, whole genome shotgun sequence encodes:
- the rprml gene encoding reprimo-like protein isoform X1 produces MNVSLFNMTQGVLFNGSQTLAGALDTYSSNSSETVMTDDGGGSLVLLQDERKLFVMRVVQIAVLCVLSLTVMFGIFFLGCNLMIKSESMINFLVKDRRPSKDVETVMIGLG; encoded by the coding sequence ATGAATGTTTCTCTTTTCAACATGACCCAGGGCGTGCTGTTTAATGGGAGCCAGACCCTTGCCGGGGCTCTGGATACATATTCAAGTAACAGCTCAGAGACCGTGATGACCGATGACGGCGGAGGGTCGCTGGTGCTGCTACAGGATGAGCGCAAACTCTTTGTCATGCGTGTGGTCCAGATCGCGGTGCTATGCGTCCTCTCGCTCACCGTGATGTTTGGCATCTTTTTCCTCGGGTGCAACCTGATGATCAAGTCAGAAAGCATGATTAACTTCCTGGTAAAGGACCGGAGACCTTCCAAAGACGTGGAAACTGTCATGATTGGGCTCGGCTAG
- the rprml gene encoding reprimo-like protein isoform X2, translating to MNVSLFNMTLAGALDTYSSNSSETVMTDDGGGSLVLLQDERKLFVMRVVQIAVLCVLSLTVMFGIFFLGCNLMIKSESMINFLVKDRRPSKDVETVMIGLG from the exons ATGAATGTTTCTCTTTTCAACATGAC CCTTGCCGGGGCTCTGGATACATATTCAAGTAACAGCTCAGAGACCGTGATGACCGATGACGGCGGAGGGTCGCTGGTGCTGCTACAGGATGAGCGCAAACTCTTTGTCATGCGTGTGGTCCAGATCGCGGTGCTATGCGTCCTCTCGCTCACCGTGATGTTTGGCATCTTTTTCCTCGGGTGCAACCTGATGATCAAGTCAGAAAGCATGATTAACTTCCTGGTAAAGGACCGGAGACCTTCCAAAGACGTGGAAACTGTCATGATTGGGCTCGGCTAG
- the tcap gene encoding telethonin, whose translation MPFCSVLEKRNGMVMGGELTCSVREENKAKRESYSADWHSVHLKTQPQESQTMNMIDDSRRETMSRQWQSRSLIQTCPSGVFRVGTVERGVREHQLLPKRNTLPLPIFTPAELGIRLGRGAPHTEQDLLPFPAPDGVCPSKRSVDEITRDLPPVKPTLMEFAKAPKALGRSMSQEAQRG comes from the exons ATGCCTTTCTGTAGCGTGCTGGAAAAAAGAAACGGAATGGTGATGGGAGGTGAGCTGACCTGCAGTGTTCGGGAGGAGAACAAGGCAAAAAGGGAGAGCTACAGCGCCGATTGGCACAGTGTTCATCTCAAGACTCAACCTCAGGAAAG TCAGACCATGAACATGATCGATGACTCCCGCAGAGAGACCATGTCCCGGCAGTGGCAGAGTCGCTCTCTGATTCAGACCTGCCCATCTGGAGTCTTCAGGGTGGGCACCGTGGAGAGAGGGGTGAGGGAGCACCAGTTGCTGCCTAAGAGAAACACCCTCCCCTTGCCCATCTTTACCCCCGCAGAGCTGGGCATCAGGCTGGGACGTGGGGCCCCACACACGGAGCAAGACCTGCTGCCCTTCCCAGCACCAGACGGAGTCTGTCCCAGCAAGAGGAGCGTGGACGAGATCACCAGAGACCTCCCACCCGTCAAGCCGACCCTCATGGAGTTCGCCAAAGCACCAAAAGCGCTCGGTCGCTCTATGTCCCAGGAAGCCCAAAGAGgctga